One Candidatus Paceibacterota bacterium genomic window carries:
- a CDS encoding helix-turn-helix transcriptional regulator yields the protein MKTTVNESRAVRTARRRRRWTQLELARRVGCSESQIAKIETGRVTEVAPWLKEGIARELGIATWEVGQ from the coding sequence GTGAAGACAACAGTGAACGAATCGAGAGCGGTGCGGACGGCGCGGCGGCGGCGGCGCTGGACGCAGCTTGAACTGGCCCGGCGAGTGGGGTGCTCGGAGTCGCAGATCGCGAAGATCGAGACGGGGCGGGTGACGGAGGTTGCGCCCTGGCTGAAAGAGGGGATCGCGCGGGAGTTGGGAATCGCGACCTGGGAGGTGGGCCAGTGA
- a CDS encoding helix-turn-helix domain-containing protein, translating into MRSPKSEIRNPKPNERLKRFLEAAPIDDNGGFEPFITKPVVAERMDVEVRTVSRLMRRGVLRYYKLGPMVRFKWSEVEEDMRAHFRVCSDSRGGRA; encoded by the coding sequence GTGAGAAGCCCGAAATCCGAAATCCGAAATCCGAAGCCGAACGAGCGGCTGAAACGGTTTCTCGAGGCAGCACCGATAGACGACAACGGCGGCTTCGAACCGTTCATTACGAAGCCGGTGGTCGCGGAGCGGATGGATGTCGAGGTGCGGACGGTGTCGCGGCTGATGCGGCGGGGGGTGTTGCGGTATTACAAGCTGGGGCCGATGGTGAGGTTTAAGTGGAGCGAGGTGGAGGAGGACATGCGGGCGCATTTCCGTGTGTGCTCCGATTCGAGAGGAGGACGCGCGTGA
- a CDS encoding ERF family protein, with protein sequence MTRSESITHLAAALAMAQAEMPVAVFDATNPFLKSKYASLGSVIQASRPILAKHKLSLMQFPISGGGATGQGSGEYIGVESVLTHESGEFVSERVVIPLTEEKGKTRVQCAGSTLTYLRRYSWAAILGMYSDEDSDGGSPVQAFAPKGAPMLPPPPMKSFQNN encoded by the coding sequence ATGACGAGATCTGAATCGATCACTCACCTGGCCGCGGCGCTGGCGATGGCGCAGGCAGAAATGCCGGTGGCGGTCTTTGATGCGACCAACCCGTTCCTGAAGAGCAAATACGCATCGCTCGGGTCGGTGATCCAAGCGAGCCGGCCGATTCTGGCGAAGCACAAGCTGAGCCTGATGCAGTTCCCGATCAGCGGTGGCGGCGCCACTGGCCAGGGTTCAGGGGAATACATCGGCGTGGAGTCGGTGCTCACGCACGAGTCGGGTGAATTTGTGTCGGAGCGCGTAGTGATTCCGCTCACGGAGGAAAAGGGCAAGACGCGGGTGCAGTGCGCGGGGAGCACGCTGACTTACCTCCGCCGCTACTCGTGGGCGGCGATTCTGGGCATGTATTCCGACGAGGACTCGGACGGTGGGTCGCCCGTGCAGGCGTTCGCGCCGAAAGGGGCGCCGATGTTGCCGCCGCCGCCGATGAAGTCGTTCCAGAACAACTGA
- a CDS encoding DEAD/DEAH box helicase: MNTDRNMILRPYQSAASDAIFKEWQDNDSTLVVMPTGGGKTILFADVIRRVFPRRALVIAHREELIFQARDKIERVTGLKADVEMGEYRAEGGLFGMARVVVSTIQTQCSGGDGGGRMSKFDPSQFGLLIIDEAHHATSPSYRRVIDYYRSNQALKVLGVTATPDRADEEALGQVFQSVAFDYEVLDAIHDGWLVPIEQQMVHVEGLDYSSIRTTAGDLNGGDLAAVLEAEKNLQQMASASVTIIGGRRALVFTASVKAAEMTAEIFNRHREGMAAWVCGETDREERRRTLAEFAAGKRQVVCNCGVLTEGFDDPGVEVVIMGRPTKSRSLYSQMVGRSTRPLPGVVDGPETPEARKAAIAASGKPSCLVVDFVGNAGKHKLVTSADILGGKVSEEAMERAVERVRAAGGPVNMTEALDEAEAELRERRRLAEAARRAKLVATARFTTQSVDPFDVLSLEPVRARGWDRGRQLSEKQRALLAKQGINPDRVSYVEGRQLISEIFRRWDGKLCSFKQAKVLRKYGYDAEVSFAEASAIIDGLARNGWRRVPEPAVAPEKGSPAWN; this comes from the coding sequence ATGAACACGGATCGAAACATGATCCTGCGCCCTTATCAATCCGCGGCGTCGGACGCCATTTTCAAGGAATGGCAGGACAACGACTCGACGTTAGTCGTGATGCCGACCGGCGGCGGCAAGACGATCCTGTTTGCCGATGTCATCCGGCGCGTGTTTCCGCGCCGGGCGTTGGTGATCGCCCATCGCGAGGAACTGATTTTCCAGGCACGGGACAAGATCGAGCGCGTCACTGGGCTCAAGGCCGACGTGGAGATGGGCGAATACCGGGCCGAGGGCGGGTTGTTTGGGATGGCGCGGGTGGTCGTCTCGACGATCCAGACGCAATGCTCCGGCGGGGACGGGGGCGGGCGAATGTCCAAGTTCGACCCGTCCCAGTTCGGCCTGCTGATCATTGATGAGGCGCACCACGCGACGTCGCCCAGTTATCGGCGGGTCATCGACTACTACCGCAGCAACCAGGCGCTGAAGGTCCTCGGTGTTACGGCGACGCCTGACCGCGCCGATGAGGAGGCGCTGGGGCAGGTCTTTCAGTCGGTGGCGTTCGACTATGAAGTGTTGGACGCCATACACGACGGCTGGTTGGTGCCAATCGAGCAGCAAATGGTGCATGTCGAGGGGCTGGATTACTCCAGCATCCGCACTACCGCCGGCGACCTGAACGGCGGCGACCTGGCCGCGGTATTGGAGGCGGAGAAGAACCTGCAGCAAATGGCGTCGGCGTCGGTAACGATCATCGGGGGGCGGCGGGCGCTGGTTTTTACGGCGAGCGTGAAGGCGGCGGAGATGACGGCGGAGATCTTCAACCGGCATCGAGAGGGGATGGCGGCGTGGGTGTGCGGGGAAACCGACCGTGAGGAGCGCCGGCGCACGCTGGCGGAGTTCGCGGCGGGGAAACGGCAGGTGGTGTGCAACTGCGGCGTGCTGACTGAGGGTTTCGATGATCCGGGCGTGGAGGTCGTGATCATGGGGCGGCCGACGAAGAGCCGGTCGCTGTATTCGCAGATGGTGGGCCGCTCGACACGCCCGTTGCCGGGGGTGGTGGACGGGCCGGAGACGCCGGAGGCGCGGAAGGCGGCCATCGCCGCGAGCGGCAAGCCCTCCTGCCTGGTGGTGGATTTCGTAGGCAACGCCGGCAAGCACAAGCTGGTCACCAGCGCCGACATCCTGGGTGGCAAGGTGAGTGAGGAGGCGATGGAGCGGGCCGTGGAACGGGTCCGGGCCGCAGGGGGCCCGGTGAACATGACCGAGGCGCTGGACGAAGCCGAGGCCGAGCTGCGTGAGCGGAGGCGGCTTGCGGAGGCCGCGCGCCGGGCGAAGCTGGTGGCGACGGCGCGGTTCACGACGCAGTCGGTGGACCCGTTTGACGTGCTGTCGCTGGAGCCCGTGCGAGCGCGGGGCTGGGACCGGGGCCGGCAGCTCAGCGAGAAGCAGCGGGCGCTGCTGGCGAAGCAGGGGATCAACCCGGATCGGGTGTCGTACGTGGAGGGCCGGCAGCTCATCTCGGAGATCTTCCGGCGCTGGGACGGGAAGCTGTGCTCGTTCAAGCAGGCCAAGGTGCTCCGCAAGTACGGCTACGATGCCGAGGTCAGCTTTGCGGAGGCGTCAGCCATCATTGATGGGCTAGCCCGCAATGGCTGGCGGCGAGTGCCGGAGCCGGCGGTGGCACCGGAGAAGGGAAGCCCGGCATGGAACTGA
- a CDS encoding DUF1376 domain-containing protein: protein MKKPSAYLPLYGNDFFEAIAGYSDAVGMGYLRAIWHYWNHTGCTGLPDDDEYLRRVCACEGAHWARTKGIIFDNRYHFRLEEGVWHQPRCREEWEKSKQVFEQRSAAGRAAAMKRWDRE from the coding sequence ATGAAAAAACCATCCGCGTATCTGCCGCTGTACGGCAATGACTTCTTCGAGGCCATCGCGGGGTATTCCGATGCCGTCGGCATGGGGTATCTCCGCGCGATTTGGCACTACTGGAACCACACGGGTTGCACCGGGCTGCCTGATGACGACGAATACCTGCGCCGCGTCTGCGCCTGCGAGGGGGCCCACTGGGCTCGGACCAAGGGGATCATCTTCGACAACCGGTATCATTTCCGGCTGGAGGAGGGTGTCTGGCATCAGCCGCGTTGTCGGGAGGAGTGGGAGAAATCCAAGCAGGTGTTCGAGCAGCGATCCGCGGCTGGCAGGGCTGCGGCGATGAAGCGATGGGACAGGGAGTGA
- a CDS encoding LuxR C-terminal-related transcriptional regulator, which produces MRATCLYPELAEKLEGLGRRGQVLMGIWAGKGTKEIAAEMGISPKTVEYHRARLYGVFGVNDLVSLCRRAIAVGLINPGSEEGMPEAVRDASRTHCSRICEATRSEASRPALRARGRSEHARNRAI; this is translated from the coding sequence ATGCGAGCGACGTGCTTGTACCCGGAGTTGGCGGAGAAGCTCGAGGGCCTTGGGCGGCGCGGCCAAGTGCTGATGGGTATTTGGGCCGGCAAGGGGACGAAGGAGATCGCGGCAGAGATGGGTATCAGCCCGAAGACGGTGGAATACCATCGGGCGCGGCTGTACGGGGTCTTCGGGGTGAATGACCTGGTGAGCCTGTGCCGGCGGGCGATAGCGGTGGGGTTGATCAATCCGGGGTCGGAGGAAGGGATGCCGGAGGCAGTGCGTGACGCATCGCGGACGCATTGCTCGCGCATATGCGAAGCGACGCGGAGCGAGGCGAGTCGGCCAGCGCTGCGGGCGCGAGGACGGAGCGAGCATGCGAGAAATCGAGCAATTTGA
- a CDS encoding terminase family protein: MTALERYLAMGQRAGCPRDQMRNFARIDVILQERQLAASAAARLCDQADGPTAVGYGGARGGGKSHWLLAQMGADDCQRVPGLKCLLLRKVGKANLEHFEDLRRRLFVGLKHEFSAYRGVLTFGNGSRIIAGHFQAEKDIDAYLGLEYDVIGIEEATTLSSRKHTDISTCCRTSKSNWRPRIYSTSNPGGIGHAWYRTKFIVPFQEKRETETRFLPARVTDNAYNNPEYRKVLESLHGWQRRAWLDGDWDLAAGQFFTTFRREVHVIPDFDETRAREWFAALDYGFAHYTVVLLGCTDGDGNVFVVDEHAERMWLPQRHAEAVRAMVGRHRVGGRALELGDLRRIVAGTDVFSRQSDGTTIAGQYAREGITLKPANMDRVNGWAEVLQRLGDVEAGVRARMFIHQRCARLAETLPAMQHDPNRPEDVLKVDADEDGVGGDDAADALRYLVATKSRTVAQRKLRGL, encoded by the coding sequence ATGACGGCGCTGGAGCGGTACCTGGCGATGGGGCAGCGGGCGGGGTGCCCGCGGGACCAGATGCGGAACTTTGCGCGGATTGACGTGATCCTGCAGGAGCGGCAGCTCGCCGCCTCGGCGGCGGCGCGGCTCTGTGACCAAGCCGACGGGCCGACGGCAGTCGGCTACGGCGGCGCGCGGGGAGGCGGCAAGAGCCACTGGCTCTTGGCGCAGATGGGCGCGGACGACTGCCAGCGGGTGCCGGGGCTGAAGTGCCTCCTGCTGCGAAAGGTGGGGAAGGCGAACCTGGAGCACTTCGAGGATCTGAGGCGCCGGCTCTTCGTGGGGCTCAAGCACGAGTTCTCAGCCTACCGGGGTGTGCTGACCTTCGGGAATGGCTCGCGGATCATTGCGGGCCACTTCCAGGCGGAGAAGGACATAGACGCCTACCTGGGGCTCGAATACGACGTGATCGGGATTGAGGAGGCAACGACACTGTCGAGCCGGAAGCACACGGACATCTCGACGTGCTGTCGGACCAGCAAGTCGAACTGGCGGCCGAGAATCTACTCGACCTCCAATCCCGGAGGGATTGGGCATGCCTGGTATCGGACCAAGTTCATCGTGCCATTTCAGGAAAAGCGCGAAACTGAAACAAGGTTCCTGCCGGCGAGGGTGACGGACAACGCGTACAACAACCCGGAGTATCGGAAGGTTCTGGAATCCCTGCACGGCTGGCAGAGGCGGGCTTGGCTGGATGGGGATTGGGACCTGGCTGCGGGGCAGTTCTTCACGACCTTCAGGCGTGAGGTGCACGTCATCCCGGACTTCGATGAGACCCGAGCCCGCGAGTGGTTTGCGGCGCTGGACTACGGGTTTGCCCACTATACCGTGGTGCTGCTCGGGTGCACGGATGGTGATGGCAATGTGTTCGTGGTGGACGAACACGCCGAGCGCATGTGGCTGCCTCAGCGGCATGCCGAGGCGGTCCGCGCGATGGTGGGCCGGCATCGAGTAGGCGGCAGGGCGCTGGAGCTTGGTGACCTGCGCCGCATCGTGGCTGGAACCGATGTTTTCAGCCGGCAGAGCGATGGGACCACCATCGCGGGGCAATATGCCCGGGAGGGGATAACGCTGAAACCTGCGAACATGGACCGGGTAAATGGTTGGGCGGAAGTATTGCAAAGGTTGGGTGATGTGGAGGCGGGTGTTCGAGCGCGAATGTTTATCCACCAGCGATGCGCGCGACTGGCTGAGACCTTGCCGGCGATGCAGCATGACCCGAATCGGCCCGAAGATGTGCTGAAAGTGGATGCCGACGAGGATGGGGTCGGCGGCGACGATGCGGCCGATGCACTCCGCTACCTGGTCGCGACGAAGTCGCGAACAGTGGCACAGCGGAAGCTGCGCGGGCTCTGA
- a CDS encoding DUF4055 domain-containing protein, producing MAVNATHPDYDAAAVDWSRARDVLAGEDAVKAGGEHYLPRLDSQTDEEFAAYVKRASFFNATARTSEAYQGLIFRRPPFVKLPEGNSGLGLAMQEFANDADMLGTSLTAYAKMVVGDVIGLGRAGTLVDWESEAEERAYAVFYRAEQIINWRVERVNGRNVPTLVVLREQVIAKPRPDSDEFELGMVDQIRVLRLVADDNGEPFCRVDLWQELDPGSRKLRRGKREWVLMESRVPRRLGRALPLIPFVFHGPRHSRPDVDRGPLEDIIAVNLDHYRLDADFKHGLHFTALPTAWVSGFDKGASLRIGSSQAWVSETPGANAGFLEFKGQGLETFERAMDRDERLMTILGSRMLEEAKRVGETATAIELRQSGEYSILGGVAFSVSESLTQVLRWVYWWNSTEELPDDVSDTQVLMQLNTDFSTKGLASQDVQAIVAAWQAGAISQDTMHELFRRGEVLPEGRTNEEEAALIEQQRREDAKKAAAAGEGLEQRRLTSAATK from the coding sequence ATGGCAGTCAATGCGACTCATCCTGATTACGACGCCGCGGCCGTGGACTGGTCGCGAGCGCGTGATGTCCTCGCCGGCGAGGATGCGGTCAAGGCCGGGGGTGAGCATTATCTCCCGCGGTTGGATTCGCAGACGGATGAGGAGTTTGCGGCGTATGTGAAGCGGGCTTCGTTCTTCAACGCGACGGCTCGCACGTCTGAAGCCTACCAGGGTTTGATCTTCCGCCGACCTCCGTTTGTGAAGCTGCCGGAAGGCAACTCCGGTCTCGGGCTGGCGATGCAGGAGTTCGCGAATGATGCCGACATGCTGGGCACGTCGTTGACTGCCTACGCGAAGATGGTGGTCGGCGATGTGATCGGTTTGGGGCGAGCCGGAACACTGGTGGATTGGGAATCGGAAGCCGAGGAGCGTGCTTATGCCGTGTTCTATCGGGCGGAGCAGATCATCAACTGGCGGGTGGAGCGGGTGAATGGGCGGAATGTGCCTACGCTGGTCGTGTTGCGGGAGCAGGTCATCGCGAAGCCCCGCCCGGACAGCGATGAGTTCGAGCTGGGGATGGTGGATCAAATTCGGGTGCTGCGGTTGGTGGCGGATGACAATGGCGAGCCGTTTTGTCGGGTTGACTTGTGGCAGGAGCTTGATCCGGGTTCGCGGAAGTTGCGGCGTGGGAAACGGGAGTGGGTGTTGATGGAATCGCGCGTGCCGCGTCGGCTGGGGCGGGCGTTGCCGCTGATTCCGTTTGTGTTCCATGGGCCGCGTCATTCGCGGCCGGATGTGGATCGCGGGCCGCTGGAGGACATCATCGCCGTCAATCTGGATCACTACCGCCTCGATGCTGATTTCAAGCATGGGCTGCATTTCACCGCGCTGCCCACGGCGTGGGTCAGTGGGTTTGATAAGGGCGCGAGCCTGAGGATTGGTTCCAGCCAGGCGTGGGTGAGTGAGACTCCCGGTGCGAATGCGGGCTTCCTGGAGTTCAAAGGTCAGGGGTTGGAGACCTTCGAGCGCGCGATGGATCGCGACGAGCGGCTGATGACGATCCTGGGCTCGCGGATGCTGGAGGAAGCAAAGCGCGTGGGCGAGACGGCGACCGCAATCGAGCTACGCCAGTCCGGCGAATACAGCATCCTCGGTGGTGTTGCGTTCAGTGTGAGCGAATCGCTGACGCAAGTGTTGCGCTGGGTCTATTGGTGGAACTCGACAGAGGAGCTACCGGACGATGTGAGCGATACGCAAGTGTTGATGCAGCTCAACACGGATTTCAGCACGAAGGGTCTGGCAAGTCAGGATGTGCAGGCGATTGTGGCGGCGTGGCAGGCGGGAGCGATCAGCCAGGACACGATGCATGAGTTGTTCCGCCGGGGTGAAGTTCTACCCGAGGGCAGAACCAATGAGGAGGAGGCCGCACTGATTGAACAACAAAGGCGCGAAGACGCGAAGAAGGCGGCTGCTGCAGGTGAGGGCCTGGAACAGCGCCGACTGACGTCGGCGGCAACGAAGTGA
- a CDS encoding fibronectin type III domain-containing protein has protein sequence MRKLPHIRESGKPRRMSRRWWAWLATWLADRRRERQSAQPAVPAPNAPSNLSVSVEEGFFILIWQDNSSNEAGFRLYRKAFNEEYYIVFEPDADMTAYGDFDVEYGVYYTWYVVAFGEGGESARSNEVSAQLAGGA, from the coding sequence ATGAGAAAGCTGCCTCACATCAGGGAGAGCGGTAAGCCGCGGCGGATGTCGCGCCGATGGTGGGCGTGGCTGGCAACGTGGCTGGCGGACCGGCGACGGGAGCGGCAGTCAGCGCAGCCGGCGGTGCCGGCTCCGAATGCGCCGAGCAACCTGAGCGTGTCGGTGGAAGAGGGGTTCTTCATCCTGATTTGGCAGGACAACTCCAGCAACGAGGCGGGATTCCGGTTGTACCGGAAGGCGTTCAACGAGGAGTACTACATCGTGTTTGAACCTGACGCGGACATGACAGCGTACGGTGACTTCGACGTGGAATACGGCGTGTATTACACGTGGTACGTGGTGGCCTTCGGCGAGGGCGGCGAATCGGCGCGGTCGAATGAGGTCAGCGCGCAGCTTGCGGGAGGGGCATGA
- a CDS encoding tyrosine-type recombinase/integrase, which yields MKTRYRLIHRGTRGGMFYCVDKLTGKRTSLKTTNKDEAQQIVDAKNNSLRQPVLNLQIAKAYLAGSDNGVATRTWRQALESLTSTKRGANQDRWRSVAKDEALAPLLPRVIIETQGEVLLKALEVGTVSTNVFLRRLHNFCVDMNWLPWPLVPKRQWPAVKYKEKRGITLEEHQKIIAAEVNPERKTLYQLCWHLGASQGDIAALKGEDVDWQNGTVSFTRKKTGVPVLIHLGTEALNLFKDLPSEGPLFPYLSRVRAGDRATEFGQRCRQLGITGVTLHCYRYAWAERAKIVGYPERYAQEALGHNSKAVHRAYAKRALMKLPSLEDYEQQAAEKAKAAA from the coding sequence ATGAAGACCCGTTACCGTTTAATCCACCGTGGCACCCGCGGCGGAATGTTCTACTGCGTGGACAAGCTCACCGGCAAACGCACCAGCCTCAAGACCACCAACAAGGACGAGGCCCAGCAGATTGTCGACGCGAAGAATAATTCCCTTCGTCAGCCCGTCCTCAATCTGCAAATCGCCAAGGCGTACCTCGCCGGCAGCGACAACGGCGTTGCCACGCGCACCTGGCGGCAAGCGTTGGAGAGCCTTACGAGCACGAAGCGGGGCGCCAACCAGGACCGCTGGCGCAGCGTCGCCAAGGACGAGGCACTCGCACCACTCCTGCCGCGCGTGATCATCGAGACGCAGGGCGAAGTGCTGTTGAAAGCGCTGGAGGTCGGAACCGTTTCCACCAACGTCTTCCTCCGCCGCCTGCACAACTTCTGCGTGGACATGAACTGGCTGCCCTGGCCGCTCGTCCCGAAACGCCAATGGCCCGCAGTGAAGTACAAGGAGAAACGCGGCATCACGTTAGAAGAGCACCAGAAGATCATTGCCGCTGAAGTGAACCCCGAGCGCAAGACCCTCTACCAGTTGTGCTGGCACCTCGGCGCCAGCCAGGGCGACATCGCGGCTTTGAAAGGCGAAGACGTGGATTGGCAGAACGGCACGGTGAGCTTCACCCGTAAAAAGACCGGCGTGCCGGTCCTGATCCACCTGGGCACGGAGGCGCTGAATCTGTTCAAGGACCTGCCGTCTGAAGGGCCGTTGTTCCCGTATCTGTCGCGCGTCCGTGCCGGCGACCGCGCAACCGAGTTTGGTCAGCGTTGCCGCCAGCTTGGCATCACTGGCGTGACGCTCCACTGTTATCGCTACGCGTGGGCCGAGCGAGCGAAAATCGTCGGCTATCCCGAACGTTACGCTCAGGAGGCTCTAGGGCACAACAGCAAGGCCGTACATCGCGCCTACGCGAAACGTGCCCTGATGAAACTCCCGTCCCTCGAGGATTACGAGCAGCAGGCAGCGGAGAAGGCCAAAGCGGCGGCGTGA
- a CDS encoding JAB domain-containing protein gives MNTTEDLISTGCLTIAPQPANNIVKPIKFPAQPQEWKIVSLRECPTPDTMQQCETPDQAAAYWKAHIATHPYFNSECECLVVFILNTRRRIKGHYLVSIGTMDTILCHPREVFRLAIMASAAAIIIAHNHPSGEPTPSEADIKITRDLIRAGQLLKIEVLDHIVVGNPNHSSLRSLGYFYS, from the coding sequence ATGAACACAACGGAAGACCTCATCTCCACTGGATGCCTCACCATCGCTCCGCAGCCCGCGAACAACATCGTCAAGCCCATCAAATTCCCGGCTCAACCGCAGGAATGGAAAATCGTATCACTTCGGGAATGTCCCACACCCGACACCATGCAACAGTGCGAGACACCGGATCAGGCAGCCGCCTATTGGAAAGCGCATATCGCGACCCATCCTTACTTCAATTCTGAATGTGAATGTCTGGTGGTCTTCATCCTTAACACCCGCCGCCGTATCAAAGGCCACTACCTGGTGTCCATTGGAACGATGGATACCATTCTCTGTCATCCCAGGGAGGTATTCCGTTTAGCCATCATGGCGAGCGCCGCCGCAATCATCATCGCGCACAATCATCCGAGCGGCGAGCCGACTCCATCCGAGGCCGACATCAAAATCACCCGTGACCTCATTCGAGCGGGCCAACTTCTCAAAATCGAAGTTCTCGATCACATCGTCGTTGGAAACCCAAACCACAGCAGTCTTCGCAGTCTTGGCTACTTTTACAGCTAG